In Leptospira ellinghausenii, the following proteins share a genomic window:
- a CDS encoding ExbD/TolR family protein encodes MAGASGPQDEEIGSINITPMVDVILVLLVIFMVTANFLKKESLNINLPKVQAADPNVAESVQVAITKTGAILLEGKDTDITGLVRNLEREAKIRPNMRLTLSADESLPYGKITELMGIIRKAGVTKIALSVKK; translated from the coding sequence ATGGCTGGAGCATCAGGACCACAAGACGAAGAAATCGGAAGTATCAACATCACTCCTATGGTGGACGTGATTTTAGTACTTCTCGTAATTTTTATGGTAACAGCAAACTTCTTAAAAAAAGAAAGTTTAAATATTAATTTACCAAAAGTACAAGCTGCTGATCCCAACGTAGCGGAATCAGTTCAAGTAGCAATAACCAAAACAGGTGCAATTCTTTTAGAAGGAAAAGACACTGATATAACAGGTCTTGTTCGAAACTTGGAAAGAGAAGCCAAAATCAGACCTAACATGCGTTTGACATTATCTGCTGATGAAAGTTTGCCTTATGGAAAAATTACGGAGCTGATGGGAATCATCCGAAAAGCCGGAGTCACAAAAATCGCCCTCAGTGTAAAAAAATGA
- a CDS encoding LytR/AlgR family response regulator transcription factor — MESAPYSVLIIEDEYPARMLMMDYVMNCPELKLAGIAESGDKANSLLTEKKFDIVFMDINLPVINGMDILRSNRSQGTYFVITTAYSEHAVEAFDLDATDYLLKPFSFERFRKSVEKALRFLQESKQTIPDENKNQIHLKIQSDSAVFLLPFPDIQFISANNKSCVIHTTQKDYETPKLLKEIEEKLPNSQFIRIHKGFLVNLSYVASLRYDKGGSYTIQLKNEDETTLPVGRSYAQSLKEALKL, encoded by the coding sequence ATGGAATCGGCACCTTATTCAGTATTAATCATTGAAGATGAATATCCAGCAAGAATGTTAATGATGGATTATGTGATGAATTGTCCCGAATTAAAGTTAGCTGGAATTGCCGAAAGTGGTGACAAAGCAAACTCACTTTTGACTGAGAAAAAATTTGATATTGTATTTATGGATATTAATCTACCCGTTATCAACGGTATGGACATCCTTAGATCCAACCGTTCACAAGGTACTTATTTTGTGATCACTACCGCTTATAGTGAACATGCAGTAGAAGCATTTGATTTAGACGCTACAGATTATTTATTAAAGCCATTTTCTTTCGAAAGATTCAGAAAGTCAGTAGAAAAAGCACTTCGATTTTTGCAGGAATCAAAACAAACGATTCCAGATGAAAATAAAAACCAAATCCATTTAAAAATCCAGTCAGATTCAGCAGTATTTTTGTTACCATTTCCTGACATTCAATTTATTTCAGCAAATAACAAAAGTTGTGTGATTCATACAACGCAAAAAGATTACGAAACTCCAAAATTGCTTAAAGAAATCGAAGAAAAATTGCCAAATTCTCAATTTATAAGAATCCATAAAGGTTTTTTAGTGAACTTAAGTTATGTGGCAAGTTTACGGTATGACAAGGGTGGTTCCTATACAATCCAACTCAAAAATGAGGATGAAACAACCTTACCAGTTGGACGTTCTTATGCACAGTCGCTCAAAGAAGCCCTAAAACTCTGA
- a CDS encoding PLDc N-terminal domain-containing protein: protein METNFANPGFWTYFIGSYAYYLPFVLTMVWAPLALFGLSKQKDMTTIKQMIWSLVILVVPVIGPALYLLFIDTEYEKKFKQIAVGGGLAVFAIVWALSLVSHI, encoded by the coding sequence ATGGAAACAAATTTTGCAAATCCAGGTTTTTGGACTTATTTTATCGGATCGTATGCGTATTACTTGCCATTCGTTTTAACAATGGTTTGGGCTCCTCTAGCTTTGTTTGGTTTATCGAAACAGAAGGATATGACAACAATCAAACAAATGATTTGGTCACTTGTGATTTTGGTTGTTCCAGTGATTGGTCCTGCTTTGTATTTACTCTTTATCGATACAGAATATGAGAAAAAATTCAAACAGATTGCAGTAGGTGGTGGACTGGCAGTATTTGCAATTGTTTGGGCATTAAGTTTAGTCTCTCACATTTAA
- a CDS encoding multicopper oxidase domain-containing protein, translating into MDRKSFLTTIGFGVMGFVGSIFGSIGFNSKKSNELCAPSDPSSSTNFGIVTTPSVSDNYQNSIGAAGSLRGTNTYGSMAHPPFFIKEDYTERFYFPPNYSNGKIKTKDFNLNLFPLSVNIAHNVNYQAWTFDGIVPGPILRANLGDNLRIHVKNSSPDPHSLHFHGTHDPMEDGWEPIPAFGERTYTIEAGPIGLHPYHCHVPPLMVHTAKGLYGALLVDPPAKRKPAHEFVLTFSGWDTKGQGKNDFYTWNGIAGIYDRYPMKVPVGERVRFYIQNMMEREPVMTFHLHAQTFDIIRSLGSTVPDGHSDVVTIGQTERVVIEFVLKKKGRYMFHPHQTHMAENGGMGWIVAV; encoded by the coding sequence ATGGATCGGAAAAGTTTTTTAACTACAATTGGATTTGGTGTGATGGGTTTTGTGGGATCAATTTTTGGTTCCATAGGCTTTAACTCTAAAAAATCCAATGAGTTATGTGCACCTTCTGATCCATCTTCTTCTACAAATTTTGGGATCGTAACTACCCCGAGTGTCAGTGATAATTATCAAAATTCCATAGGTGCTGCAGGTAGTTTACGTGGAACAAATACGTATGGGAGTATGGCACACCCACCTTTTTTTATCAAAGAAGATTATACTGAACGTTTTTACTTTCCACCTAACTATAGTAATGGTAAGATTAAAACAAAGGATTTTAATCTAAATCTTTTTCCATTGAGTGTTAATATTGCCCATAATGTAAATTACCAAGCATGGACATTCGATGGAATTGTACCAGGTCCAATCTTACGTGCCAATTTAGGGGATAATCTACGAATCCACGTAAAAAATTCAAGTCCCGACCCACACTCACTTCATTTTCATGGTACGCATGATCCAATGGAAGATGGTTGGGAACCAATTCCTGCTTTTGGAGAACGAACCTATACCATTGAAGCGGGTCCGATAGGATTACACCCATACCATTGTCATGTGCCACCTCTCATGGTACACACCGCGAAAGGTTTGTATGGTGCTTTATTAGTTGATCCTCCTGCCAAACGAAAACCAGCTCATGAATTTGTATTAACTTTTTCTGGATGGGATACCAAGGGTCAAGGAAAGAATGATTTTTATACTTGGAATGGAATTGCTGGGATTTATGATCGATACCCAATGAAAGTTCCTGTTGGAGAAAGAGTTCGGTTTTATATACAGAATATGATGGAAAGAGAGCCTGTAATGACTTTCCATTTGCATGCACAAACCTTTGATATCATTAGAAGTTTAGGTTCCACTGTTCCTGATGGCCATTCTGATGTGGTAACAATCGGACAGACAGAACGAGTTGTGATCGAATTTGTTCTTAAGAAGAAGGGTCGGTATATGTTTCATCCTCACCAAACTCATATGGCTGAAAATGGAGGAATGGGTTGGATCGTTGCCGTTTAA
- a CDS encoding energy transducer TonB has protein sequence MNRFIELLVKFKSSIKQNKERVFHICLAGSLFIHTATYAGYRISQLRGDEVVEDSAFEDVDVNFEEIPPELIGGTSSPAPIEKQEWVEGSNKDKADEPDNSDINPNQLSGNGTDKDGYLFSFNGDKMPTAIIDFDLKEYFPPQAKAANIMEKQVVLLVQVNEDGSLQSAKIVSGRAGYGFDEAALKLIKRVRFSPGYVQGQPKKMAHRLPITFSLED, from the coding sequence ATGAATCGGTTTATTGAACTCTTAGTAAAGTTCAAATCTTCTATCAAACAAAATAAGGAACGTGTCTTTCATATTTGTTTGGCTGGAAGTTTATTCATACATACTGCTACTTATGCAGGGTATCGAATCAGCCAACTCAGAGGGGATGAAGTAGTAGAAGATTCTGCTTTTGAAGATGTAGATGTAAACTTTGAAGAAATTCCCCCAGAGTTAATTGGAGGCACATCTTCACCAGCACCTATCGAAAAACAAGAATGGGTTGAGGGAAGTAACAAAGATAAGGCGGACGAACCAGACAATTCTGATATCAATCCAAATCAATTATCTGGGAACGGCACTGACAAGGATGGTTATTTGTTTTCATTTAATGGAGACAAAATGCCGACAGCTATCATCGACTTTGATTTAAAGGAATACTTTCCACCACAAGCAAAAGCAGCAAACATAATGGAAAAACAAGTGGTACTACTTGTCCAAGTTAATGAAGACGGAAGTTTACAATCCGCAAAAATTGTTTCCGGAAGAGCTGGATATGGTTTTGATGAAGCTGCTTTAAAACTGATTAAGAGAGTACGATTTAGCCCTGGTTATGTGCAAGGTCAACCAAAGAAAATGGCCCATCGTTTGCCAATCACTTTCTCACTCGAAGACTAA
- a CDS encoding LIC20211 family lipoprotein, which yields MKKIILLILPFVYLTFVSNCASSSVGIATSNKPIPNTPYETIKTVDKTFTWYAFDIVLFGLPITQPPVADLYEKVMEEESGDALVNIRYWNDKSIFGPITRYRFNIKGDLVKFTNSQTPTKSKK from the coding sequence GTGAAAAAAATTATTTTATTGATTCTCCCTTTTGTATATTTGACTTTTGTTTCCAATTGTGCCTCATCCTCGGTTGGCATTGCCACAAGCAACAAGCCAATTCCAAATACTCCTTACGAAACTATCAAAACTGTAGATAAAACCTTTACTTGGTATGCGTTTGACATTGTACTTTTCGGATTGCCCATTACCCAACCTCCAGTCGCTGATTTATACGAGAAAGTTATGGAAGAAGAATCTGGCGACGCACTTGTGAATATTCGGTATTGGAATGATAAATCGATATTTGGACCGATCACCCGATATCGATTTAATATCAAAGGTGATTTGGTAAAATTTACAAACTCACAAACACCAACGAAGTCAAAAAAGTAA
- a CDS encoding MotA/TolQ/ExbB proton channel family protein, translating to MQEYVELGEELVFVAMGVASVIALAVFAERLIYYKKTLGKKNESYLSEVRNSLQEEPEIHWKTDAGEESIYTRFIQFALRQLKLGRKGLDESLEGQILSEKLELEKRLPILNTLGNNAPFIGLLGTVLGVIKAFYGLGTLGSSGAEVVMRSISTALLATAAGLAVAIPVVMANNYFSRKAKVILQNLEILKKELLSYQMNKTKV from the coding sequence ATGCAGGAATATGTAGAATTAGGTGAAGAATTAGTTTTTGTTGCTATGGGAGTAGCAAGTGTTATCGCACTTGCTGTGTTTGCTGAAAGACTCATTTACTATAAAAAAACTTTGGGTAAAAAAAATGAAAGTTACTTATCTGAAGTTAGAAACTCACTCCAAGAAGAACCTGAAATTCATTGGAAAACGGATGCAGGAGAAGAATCAATTTACACACGATTCATCCAATTTGCATTAAGACAATTAAAACTCGGACGCAAAGGTCTAGATGAAAGTTTAGAAGGTCAAATTTTATCCGAGAAATTGGAGTTAGAAAAACGTTTACCTATTTTAAATACATTAGGAAACAACGCTCCTTTTATCGGACTTTTAGGAACAGTTCTTGGTGTCATCAAAGCATTTTATGGTTTGGGAACACTGGGTAGTTCTGGTGCAGAAGTAGTGATGCGTTCTATCTCAACTGCGCTCCTAGCAACGGCTGCTGGTCTTGCAGTGGCGATTCCTGTGGTAATGGCGAATAATTACTTTTCCAGAAAAGCAAAGGTGATTTTGCAAAACCTTGAAATTTTGAAAAAAGAACTACTCTCTTATCAAATGAATAAGACAAAGGTATAA
- a CDS encoding SCO family protein: MDRCRLSMIRLICFIFIFFISFGCQSKNELNQEVWNRLGFVLPNGLSLNPQFWSEKKSVLYFGFSHCPDMCPLTLTNFGRASLILGERAKDFQFVFITLDPERDSPTTLEKYVKNFPSKNLTALSPNVESLETLTKIFGIVKEKVGEGNSYRIDHSNFIYVLDQNQKTIKTFPGGVSANALATELRKISEL; encoded by the coding sequence TTGGATCGTTGCCGTTTAAGTATGATTAGACTGATCTGTTTTATTTTTATTTTTTTCATTAGTTTTGGATGCCAATCAAAAAATGAACTGAATCAGGAAGTATGGAATCGATTAGGTTTTGTTCTTCCCAATGGCCTCAGTCTAAACCCACAATTTTGGTCTGAAAAAAAGTCGGTCTTATACTTTGGATTTTCACATTGTCCAGATATGTGCCCACTAACATTGACAAATTTTGGTAGGGCCTCATTGATATTGGGGGAACGTGCTAAAGACTTTCAATTTGTATTTATTACATTGGATCCTGAAAGAGACTCTCCGACTACCTTAGAAAAATATGTAAAAAACTTTCCCAGTAAAAACTTAACTGCACTATCTCCGAATGTTGAAAGTTTAGAGACCTTGACAAAAATATTTGGAATTGTGAAAGAAAAGGTGGGCGAAGGAAATTCTTACAGGATTGATCATTCCAATTTCATTTATGTATTGGATCAGAATCAGAAAACCATCAAAACTTTTCCAGGCGGGGTATCTGCAAATGCGCTCGCAACAGAACTTAGGAAGATATCTGAACTTTAG
- a CDS encoding TonB-dependent receptor plug domain-containing protein yields the protein MKSAKFKLNKSILIGILFLFLGLPAYAVSIKAKLINPKKEIAEKNLSVLIFETKKFAQTDAEGNVTLEFPSSGEYTLRLLRDTGIQEIRISVGNEDESRTIYTEKKSTAPKSGIVVEGEREKTVASRTKVRYEEIKRMPGTFGEALRALETLPGVIPNIGFGGGANGIIVRGANPAANTYLYDDLPILYPFHLDGLTSVIHNDLIKSIDLYSGAYPANFNNATGGIIEIETVDSVQKTKGAFQVSLWNTTAYAATPTSGGKGYLAIAGKLGYLDKTLGASGLLPEGIRLPRYNDSQIKYVHNFTPEHQISFYNLTAQDNFAINVPNKPANDPTTSQLALIGGAKASFGQSFRTTALRYTWIPGDKFQNRITLINFDPIGEYNVGIGSIQGKQYQRGSYVGVRQDAYWTATKFLKVDFGTEVRRFSFRDYGTEVALRDPTNPSPNPYNSANPDFVGRPISIQGNSPYYNAYTTLHFKFGNFLFEPGARYDYVQVTGNGALTPRATASYTLPEVGKGMTIYGSGGDVSRFPLTTNFNSETGNPDLRFERARKLSAGIDQKIDQVWQVKVEFFKNEFTDTIIDDPYVSTPVGLNPDKSQWLTQPIVANRPLNYSNRASGWSHGYELLIRKNARPGTRDWFGWISYTWSQSFQNSNLYQIYDGDTTQVGGIERKILAAYFPNSVEQLAPWDRTHVANVIYGWRVNEGFQIGGRWSYLTSLPSRPIIGDDGGRFSNPLNGLTYWNPQYSNNPYTSEYGYVKRGTDYHRLDVRFDIFENYSWGYLNWYLEIVNVYMRKNKNGFDFDNSKPFSATNPRENDTFGTLQLPGGTVIPFFNVGMEVHF from the coding sequence ATGAAATCAGCAAAATTCAAATTAAATAAATCGATTCTGATTGGGATTCTTTTTCTTTTTTTAGGATTGCCTGCTTATGCTGTCAGCATCAAGGCAAAACTGATTAATCCTAAAAAGGAAATAGCTGAAAAAAATCTTTCTGTATTAATTTTTGAAACGAAAAAATTTGCACAAACAGATGCAGAAGGAAATGTAACATTAGAATTCCCTTCTTCAGGCGAATACACCTTGCGTTTGTTACGTGATACAGGAATCCAAGAGATTCGAATTTCAGTTGGCAATGAAGATGAATCAAGAACTATTTATACAGAAAAAAAGTCTACTGCACCTAAGTCAGGGATTGTAGTAGAAGGTGAAAGAGAAAAAACCGTAGCTTCCAGGACAAAAGTCAGATACGAAGAAATCAAACGTATGCCAGGTACTTTTGGTGAAGCATTAAGAGCATTGGAAACTTTACCGGGCGTAATACCTAATATTGGCTTTGGAGGTGGTGCAAATGGAATCATAGTACGAGGTGCTAATCCTGCTGCGAATACATATCTTTACGATGATTTACCTATCTTATATCCTTTTCACTTAGATGGATTAACATCTGTCATTCACAATGATTTAATTAAATCAATTGACTTATATTCCGGTGCATACCCAGCAAACTTCAATAATGCGACTGGTGGTATTATTGAAATAGAAACCGTTGACTCAGTGCAAAAAACAAAAGGTGCATTCCAAGTATCACTTTGGAACACAACTGCATATGCAGCAACACCAACATCAGGTGGAAAGGGGTATTTGGCAATCGCAGGAAAACTAGGTTATCTAGATAAAACTTTAGGTGCCAGTGGACTATTACCTGAAGGCATTCGTTTACCGAGATACAATGATTCGCAGATCAAATATGTTCATAACTTTACACCTGAACATCAAATTTCTTTTTATAATTTAACAGCTCAGGATAACTTTGCTATCAATGTTCCAAACAAACCAGCAAACGACCCTACCACATCACAACTTGCCCTAATTGGAGGAGCTAAAGCAAGTTTCGGACAAAGTTTTAGAACAACTGCACTCCGTTATACTTGGATTCCAGGAGATAAATTCCAAAATAGAATCACATTAATCAACTTCGATCCAATTGGTGAATACAATGTCGGAATTGGCTCCATCCAAGGAAAACAATACCAAAGAGGAAGTTATGTTGGAGTTAGGCAGGATGCCTATTGGACAGCAACAAAATTCCTAAAAGTTGATTTTGGAACCGAAGTGCGCAGATTTTCCTTCAGAGATTATGGTACCGAAGTAGCACTCAGAGACCCAACAAATCCATCACCTAACCCTTATAATTCAGCGAATCCTGATTTTGTAGGAAGACCAATCAGTATCCAAGGTAATTCACCATATTACAACGCTTATACTACTCTACATTTTAAATTTGGAAACTTCTTATTCGAACCTGGTGCTAGGTATGACTATGTGCAAGTGACTGGCAACGGTGCCTTAACACCAAGAGCTACTGCTTCTTATACACTCCCCGAAGTAGGAAAAGGTATGACTATTTACGGAAGTGGTGGGGATGTATCTCGTTTTCCACTCACTACAAATTTTAACTCAGAAACGGGTAATCCTGATTTAAGATTTGAACGTGCAAGAAAGTTAAGTGCGGGGATTGATCAAAAAATTGACCAAGTATGGCAAGTAAAAGTAGAGTTTTTTAAAAACGAATTCACTGATACGATCATTGATGATCCTTACGTTTCTACTCCAGTTGGATTAAATCCTGATAAATCACAATGGTTAACACAACCAATTGTTGCCAACCGTCCCCTAAACTATTCCAACAGAGCTTCTGGTTGGTCACATGGTTATGAATTACTCATCCGCAAAAATGCGAGACCTGGAACTCGTGATTGGTTCGGTTGGATTTCCTATACATGGTCACAATCCTTTCAAAACTCTAACTTGTATCAGATTTATGATGGTGATACAACTCAAGTTGGTGGGATCGAAAGAAAAATATTAGCGGCTTATTTTCCAAATTCAGTAGAACAGTTAGCACCTTGGGACCGTACTCATGTGGCAAACGTAATTTATGGTTGGAGGGTGAATGAAGGTTTCCAAATTGGTGGTCGATGGAGTTACTTAACTTCATTACCTTCCAGGCCAATCATTGGTGATGATGGTGGAAGATTTTCGAATCCATTAAATGGTTTAACCTATTGGAATCCGCAGTATTCAAATAATCCTTATACATCCGAATATGGATATGTCAAAAGAGGAACCGATTATCACCGGTTAGATGTTCGATTTGATATTTTTGAGAATTATTCATGGGGATATTTAAACTGGTATTTAGAAATTGTAAACGTATACATGCGTAAAAACAAAAATGGATTCGATTTTGATAATTCCAAACCATTCTCTGCAACAAATCCAAGAGAAAATGATACTTTCGGAACTCTACAATTGCCTGGTGGAACCGTAATTCCTTTTTTCAACGTAGGTATGGAGGTACATTTCTAG
- a CDS encoding sensor histidine kinase, with translation MGITIGKFLEKPYLSICLLFLITSVSITSYVYSILKPKDNSISEYYLSENADYFVGDIPADDSGQIDFQKMHKVYWLSTSGWINDEEFKRITDSEYIWLRSKAFSTIENEELHFLLEHAGLNIEIFNEFGDSIFKYGEFTDTKYLPNIFQSKFSWVKIPKDKSQYYYLRLFHKKGILFSITIIENLIGKQTALYREIALKNLTTIFFHSFFMMIGIICALVYFIEFKKQYNILLDFSSFSLCFGILGLTSNEFIRYLFTNTQTLYVLSIISSNFVFIPMLSGVRRLFGSGSFKVLDYLIYIDVFICSLTTILVFSLPFSDISHSFLISTRSFFILFNLINILGPIFITYEAWKKGSKEAFGHFIGFSITLFLVILEIFLAIKYNDTSPSGIVFWGVLFGVISQGFALERTLFNDRQKALLYKEDLLKAEKTLKESQLKTLQTKMNPHYLFNSLNTIHALHKIKPELIGDAIMSLANNYRFISDRTERDWIPFEEEWNFLEDYLHLQKLRFYDTIQIDFKKTGDFSSVILPPLLLQPIIENSFKHGFRSSSAVQFQLFIHAKMIKDSVFSFVVYDNGTGISDDLLSDKQKLMSRSLGNIKERLKNLYTDFNFEITKNYPEGTRTEIEIILTSKVQISS, from the coding sequence ATGGGAATTACAATAGGCAAATTTTTAGAAAAACCATATCTATCAATTTGCTTATTGTTTTTAATTACTTCTGTTTCGATTACTTCTTATGTTTATTCTATTTTAAAACCTAAAGACAATTCGATTTCCGAATATTACTTATCTGAAAATGCTGATTATTTTGTAGGAGATATTCCTGCAGATGATTCTGGTCAAATTGACTTTCAAAAAATGCATAAAGTGTACTGGTTATCCACATCGGGTTGGATCAATGATGAGGAATTCAAACGAATTACAGATTCAGAATACATTTGGCTAAGATCCAAAGCATTTTCAACTATTGAAAATGAAGAACTACACTTCCTACTGGAACATGCAGGATTAAATATTGAAATTTTTAATGAATTTGGTGATTCTATTTTTAAATACGGAGAATTTACGGATACAAAGTACTTACCAAATATTTTCCAATCTAAGTTTTCCTGGGTAAAAATTCCAAAAGATAAATCACAATATTATTATTTACGATTATTTCATAAAAAGGGAATTTTATTTTCCATCACGATTATTGAAAATTTAATCGGAAAACAAACGGCTCTTTACCGAGAGATCGCATTAAAAAATTTAACCACCATCTTTTTCCATTCGTTTTTTATGATGATAGGAATCATTTGTGCTTTAGTCTATTTTATTGAATTCAAAAAACAGTACAACATACTGCTAGATTTTTCTTCCTTTTCCTTATGTTTTGGAATTTTAGGACTAACTTCAAACGAATTTATACGTTACCTATTTACCAATACCCAAACATTATATGTTTTATCTATTATTTCTTCCAATTTTGTATTTATACCAATGTTATCTGGTGTTAGAAGATTGTTTGGAAGTGGATCTTTTAAAGTTTTAGATTATTTAATCTACATTGATGTATTTATTTGTTCACTAACAACTATATTAGTGTTTTCCCTTCCATTCTCTGATATTTCACATTCATTTCTCATCAGCACTCGCAGTTTTTTTATCTTATTCAATTTGATAAATATCTTGGGTCCAATTTTTATCACTTATGAAGCTTGGAAAAAAGGAAGTAAGGAAGCATTTGGTCACTTCATTGGTTTTAGTATTACTTTATTCTTAGTGATTTTAGAAATATTTTTAGCAATCAAATACAATGATACTTCGCCTTCAGGAATTGTTTTTTGGGGAGTTTTGTTTGGAGTGATCTCACAAGGATTTGCTTTGGAAAGAACATTGTTTAATGACAGGCAAAAAGCCTTACTCTACAAAGAAGATTTACTAAAAGCTGAAAAGACTCTAAAAGAAAGTCAGTTAAAAACACTACAAACAAAAATGAATCCACATTATTTGTTTAATTCACTGAATACAATTCATGCATTACACAAAATCAAACCAGAACTCATTGGTGATGCGATCATGAGCCTTGCCAATAATTACCGCTTTATTTCTGACAGAACGGAAAGAGATTGGATTCCATTCGAAGAGGAATGGAATTTTTTAGAAGACTACTTACACTTACAAAAACTTAGATTTTATGACACAATTCAAATAGACTTTAAAAAAACTGGAGATTTTTCTTCCGTTATTTTACCTCCTTTGTTATTACAGCCAATCATTGAAAATTCATTTAAACACGGATTTAGAAGTTCGTCAGCTGTACAATTTCAATTATTCATTCATGCAAAGATGATCAAAGATTCAGTGTTTAGTTTTGTTGTGTATGATAATGGAACAGGAATTTCAGATGATTTATTATCAGACAAACAAAAGTTGATGAGTCGTTCTTTAGGAAACATAAAAGAAAGACTCAAAAATCTTTACACTGACTTTAACTTTGAAATCACAAAAAATTACCCAGAAGGGACAAGAACAGAAATCGAAATCATATTAACTTCTAAAGTTCAGATATCTTCCTAA